The sequence TGCCTGCTCCCGCGGATCTCGGTACCGACGTGATCGGCATCCCCGAAGGTGACGACGTCGAGCTCGATCTGAGGCTCGAGGCCGTCATGGAGGGGATCCTGGTCTCCGGCACCGTCCGGGGCCGGGCGGTCGGGGAGTGCGTGCGCTGCCTGGGTGAGGTCGTCGAGGACGTCGACGTCTCGCTCACGGAGCTGTACGTCTACCCCGAGCGGGCGGCGGCCGCGGCAGACGCCGGGGACGACGAGGAGGACGTGCACGAGCTGGAGGGCGACCTGATCGACCTCGAGCCCGTGCTGCGGGACACGGTCGTGCCGGCTCTGCCGTTCCAGCCGTTGTGCCAGCCCGACTGCCCGGGCCTGTGCTCCGAGTGCGGAGCGCGCCTGGCGGACGACCCTGACCATTCGCATGAGACGCTTGACCCTCGCTGGTCCGCCCTGAGCGGGCTGGTGAGCCAGGACGACGAGACGAAAGAGAGCTAGCCGTGGCGGTTCCGAAGCGCAAGATGTCGCGCAGCAACACCCGTGCGCGTCGGTCGCAGTGGAAGACCACTGCCACGACGATCACGTCCTGCCCCAACTGCAAGGCCGACAAGAAGCCCCACACGGCGTGCCCGTCGTGCGGTGCCTACAACGGCCGGCAGTACGCCGAGGCGCTGCGCAGCGAGCACGACGCCCGCTGACGCGGGTGGACGCCGTCGTGACGCCCTCGGTGCGCGCATGAACGCCGCAGCGGGGGCGACGGCCACCGAACTCCTCGAGAAGCTCGGGGTCCACCTGGACCCCGAACTTCTCGTGCTCGCCCTGACCCACCGGTCGTTCGCGCACGAGGCCGGTGGCATCCCCACCAACGAGCGCCTCGAGTTCCTGGGCGACACCGTGCTGGGCCTGGTCGTCACCGAGGCGCTGTACCGCTCGCGCCCCCAGGACCCGGAGGGCGCGCTCGCGAAGATGCGGGCCGCGACCGTGTCCCAGCGGGGGCTGGCCGCCGTCGCGCGTGAGCTCGACCTCGGCGCGTACGTGCTGCTCGGCAAGGGCGAGCTCGCCACCGGCGGCCGGGACAAGGACTCGATCCTCTCGGACACGCTCGAGGCGCTGTTCGGCGCGGTGTACCTGACGCACGGGCTCGAGGTCGCGCGCCAGGTCGTCGAGGGGCTCGTCGGACCGACGCTCGAGGCGGCGGGTGACCTGGGCGCCGGGCTGGACTGGAAGACGTCCCTGCAGGAGCTGTCCGCGGCGCTGTCGCTGGGCGCGCCGCGGTACGAGGTGACGGGCGAGGGCCCCGACCACGCGCGGACGTTCACCGCGCACGCCGTCGTCGGCGACGTGGTGCGCGGCACCGGGACCGGGCCCGCGAAGAAGGTCGCCGAGCAGGAGGCGGCCGAGGCGGCGTACCTGGTGCTCCGCGAGCTCGCGCCCGGGCCGTGCCCCGAGGACGAGCGGCTGCGGGCCGGGGACTGACCCGCCTGCCGTGCCGGAGCTTCCCGAGGTCGAGACCGTCCGGGACGGGCTCGCCCGCCACGTCGTCGGACGCACCGTCGTCAGCGCCGAGGTGCTGCGTGACTACAGCGTCCGTCGGCACCCCGAGGGTCCGCTGGACTTGGTCGGGCGCCTGCAGGGCGCGCGGCTCGCGGCCGCCGTGCGCCGCGGGAAGTTCCTGTGGCTCCCGCTCGAGCACGACGGACCCGCTGTGCCCGGGCACCACGGCGAGCGCGACGAGCACGACGAGCCCGACGAGCCCGACGAGCACGACGAGCCCGTGGAGGCGCTGCTCGCGCACCTCGGGATGAGCGGTCAGCTGCTGGTCCGCGCCCCGGGGACGCTCGAGGACCCCGGCACGCTGCGGCACCCGCACCTGCGCGTCCGGCTGCGGCTCGACGACGGCGGCGCGCTGGACTTCGTGGACCAGCGGACGTTCGGGCACCTGAGCGTGCAGGAGCTCGTGCCCACGCCCGACGCCGCCGCGGGCGGCCGGGGGAGCCCGCTCGCGGCGGTGCCGCGCCCTGTCGCGCACATCGCCCGCGACCTGCTCGACCCGGCGCTCGACCGCGCCGCGCTGGTCACCGCGTTCCGCGCCCGGCGCACCGGCGTCAAGCGGGCGCTGCTGGACCAGACCCTCGTCTCCGGCGTCGGGAACATCTACGCCGACGAGGCGCTGTGGCGCGCCCGCCTGCACTTCGCGCGGCCGGCCGCGGCGCTCCGCCGCGTCGACGTCGAGCGCGTGCTCGACGCCGCGACGGAGGTGATGAGCGAGGCGCTCGCGCAGGGCGGGACCAGCTTCGACGCGCTGTACGTGAACGTCAACGGCGCCTCGGGGTACTTCGACCGCAGCCTGGCCGTGTACGGGCAGGAGGGACGGCCGTGCCCGCGCTGCGGGACACCCGTGCGGCGCGTCGATTTCATGAACCGCAGCGCGGCCTACTGCCCGCGCTGCCAGCCCGCGCCCCGCACCCGCCGGTCCTGACGACGTCGGCGGCTCCCAGCGGGCCACTACGGGCCACGGCGGGCCACGGCGCGAGCGTGCTGCCGGCGCGGCGGCGACCCGGTCAGCGGGGGACGACGTTCGGCAGCTCGTCGCCCGCGTCGTAGGCGCGCAGCGCGGCACCCAGGAACGCTCCGGCGCCGCGCGGCCGACCGCCCGCGGCGTGCGGGCTGATCAGCACGGACGGCTCGCCCCACAGCGGGCTCGAGGGCGGCAGGGGCTCGCGCTCGAACACGTCGAGGGCGGCGCCGGCGAGGTGCCGGGTGCGGACGGCGTCCAGCAGGGCGGCCTCGTCGAGCGTGCTGCCGCGGCCCACGTTGACGACGAACGCGTGCGCCGGGAGCGCGCGCAGCACGTCGCGGCCGATCGCGTGCTGCGTGCTGGCGGTCGCGGGCAGGATCCCGACGAGCACGTCCGCGCCGGGCAGCACCGACGGCAGCTCGTCGGGCGTCACGACGGGGAACCCGTGCCGCTCGCCCGCCGACGTGGCGACCCCGGTGACCCGGGCGCCCAGCGCGGCGAGCAGCGGCGCGAGCCGCGCGGCGATCGAGCCGAACCCCCAGACCACCACGTGCGCGTCCGCGAGCGAGCGGAACGAGGTGTCGTGGACCGGCTGCAGCCCGCCGAGCTCGCCGGCCCAGCGGCGCTCGTCCTGCGCGCGCACCAGGTCGGGCAGCCGCCGCGCGCACGCCAGGACCAGGGCGAGGGTGTGCTCGGCGACGGTCGCGTCGTGCAGCCCGCGCCCGGAGGTGACGGTGACGGTGGGCGGGAAGCCGGCGTCGACGACCGCGTCGGTGCCCGCCGCGAGGCACGCGACCCAGCGCAGGTCGGTGAGCTCCGCGGCGGCCTGCGCGAGGGCGGCGCGGCGGTTCCCCCAGACGACGAGCACCTCCGCGCCCGCGGTGTCGTCGGGCAGCGGGAGCTGCGGGTCGTAGGGCACGGCGCGCCAGCCGTCGGGCAGCTCGACCGGGTCCTCGAGCGTGGTGGGCAGCAGGATCGTCCTCATGGCTCGCTACGATGCCACCGTGCCGAACGTCGACGCCGCCTCAGCCGCCAAGTCCGGACCGATCACGGTCATGATCGTGGACGACCACGAGGTCGTCCGCCGCGGGATCGCGGAGGTCGTGGAACGCACCGAGGGGATGACGGTGGTCGCCGAGGCGGGTTCCGTCGCCGACGGTGTCCGCCGCGCGACCCTGGTCCACCCGCAGGTCATGCTGGTCGACCTGCAGCTCCCGGACGGCACGGGCATCGACCTCATGCGTCAGGTCCGGGAGAAGCACCCGGACGCGCGCGCGATCGTCCTGACGTCGTTCGACGACGACGACGCGGTGGCCGCCGCGCTCGAGGCCGGAGCGGCGGCGTACCTGCTGAAGTCGGTGCGCGGTGCGGAGATCACCGAGGTGGTCCGCGCCGTCGCCGCCGGCCGCTCGCTCCTCGACGAGCGGACCGTGACGCGGCGCCGCGCCGGGCACGACGACCCGACCGAGAACCTGACGCCCAGCGAGCTGCGCGTGCTGGACCTGATCGGCGAGGGCATGTCCAACCGCGAGATCGCCGAGCGCCTGGGCGTCGCGGAGAAGACCGTGAAGAACCACATCACGTCGCTGCTGGCCAAGATGGGCCTGCAGCGTCGCACCCAGGTCGCCGCGTGGGTCGCGTCGCGCAAGCACTCGAGCTGGCGCGCCGAGCCGGGACACTGACCGAGCCGCTCGCCCGGCGAACCGCGCTGGCCGGCCCCCTGCGCCGTCAGTCCAGCGGCGCGCGCCAGGACAGGAGCGTCCCGCGCCCCTCGGGCGTGGCGCCCAGCGAGAACGTGCCGCCGTGCTGCCGCGCGCGGGACGCCAGGTTGCCCGTGCCCGAGCGCCGGTCGCGCACCGCCGGCAGACCGACGCCGTCGTCCTGCACGGTGACGTCGACCGTGCCCAGGTGGCCCGTGCCGCTCACGTCGACCCGCACGGTCACCGAGGACGCGTGGGCGTGCCGCGCCGCGTTCGCGAGCCCCTCGCGGACCACGGCGACGACGTCGTCGGTGAGCTGGTCGCCGACGCGCTCGTCGAGCCGGTCCTCGTCGAGCCCGTCGTCGGACAGCGGGACGCCGTCCAGGGTCACGACGAGCGAGGGGGCGAAGCCGAGCCCGGTCCGCGCGAGCGACGCCTCGCGGCGCAGCCGCTCGGTGAGCGCGGTGGCCGCGTCGGGGTCGCGGAGCGCGTGGACGATCTGGCGGATCTGCCGCACCGAGGAGTCGACGTTGTCGAGCGCCTCCTCGACGACGCTCGTGAGCTCGGCGGGGTCGACGCCGCGCGCGGCGCGGCGGCGGATGGTCTCGAGCTGCATGCCGGTCGCGAAGAGCTGCTGGATCGCCAGGTCGTGCAGGTCGCGCGCGATGCGCTCGCGCTCGTCGAGCAGGGAGGCGACGTCCTGCGCGTGCCGCGCCTCCGCGAGCACGAAGGCGAGCGCGGCCTGCGACGCGAACGACTCGGCCGTGGCCAGGTCGTTCTCCTCGAACGGGAGGCTGCCGATCCGGCGCAGGAGGATGAGCACACCGACGCCGCGCCCGGAGGTCTGCAGCGGCGCGAACATCGCGGGGCCGAACGCGCGCATCTGCTCGAGCTTGACGTTGCGGGACGCGGACAGCGAGGGCGTGAGCAGGCCGCGTCCCTCGTTCATCACCGTCCACGCGCGGCCGCCCTCGGGCATCGTCGCGCCGACCAGCGAGGAGGCGCCGTGCCCGTCGGCCAGCTCGATGAGCAGCTGGCCGCCCAGCCCGGGCAGCGCGAGCGCGGCCGTGTCGGCGCCGGCGACGGCGCGCGCGGTGGCCGCGATGTGCTCGAGCGCCTCCTCCTCGTCGATGCCCTCGAGCAGCATCGTGGTGATCTCCTGGCCGGCGCGCAGCCAGTGCTCGCGCCGGGCGGACTCGGCGTAGAGCTGCGCGTTCGCGACCGCGACGCCGGCGGCCGCGGCGAGCGCGATCACGGTCTGCTCGTCGGCGTCCGTGAACCCGCCGGGCTTCTCCGAGAGGTAGAGCTGGCCGAAGACCTGCTCGCCCACGCGCACCGACGCGCCCAGGAACGAGCCCATCGGCGGGTGGCTCGCGGGCCAGCCCTGGAAGGCCGGGTGCTGGGTGAGGTCCTCGAGCCGCAGCGCCCCGACCGTCGGGATCTGGCCGAGCACGCCGAACGCGTGCGGCGCGTGGCCCATCATCTGCGCGACGGCCGTCGGCACCCCGGTGTAGACGAACGTCGTGGACGCGCCCTCGGCGTCCAGGACGTTGATCGCGCCGTACCGGGCGTGCGTGAGCTCGGCGCTGACCTGGACGAAGCGGTTGAGCACGGCCGGCAGGTCGAGCTCGCTCGCGACCGCGAGGATCGCGTCCAGGAGGTCCGTGAGCGCGTCGCCGGTGAGCGACCCCGCACTGACCGGGTGGTCGGACATGACGCCGCCGGTGAAGGGGACGCCGACCGCGGGCACCAGGCCCGCACCCGCGGCCCGTCGGGTCTGCTCGCTGGTCATGCCTCGTCCTCGTGTTCCTGCCGCACGGCCTCACGGTAGCCCGGGTCCCGCGCCAGCAGCTCCGCGTGCGTGCCACGCGCCGCGACGTGCCCGTCCACGAGGCGCACCACCTCGTCGACCGCGTCGAGCCCGCTCAGCCTGTGGGTCACGACGAGCACGCCCCGCGACCCGGTGCGCGCGGCCTGCTGGAGGGCCCGCAGCGCCGCGTCGGCGCCCGCGGTGTCGAGGTGCTCGGTCGGCTCGTCGAGCAGCAGCAGGGGCGCGGGGGACAGGAGCGCGCGGGCGAGGAGCAGGCGACGGCGCTCGCCGCCGGACAGCGTGCGGCCGTCGGGTCCCAGGAGCGTCGCGAGGCCGCCGGGCTGCGCGTCGAGCCACGGGCCGAGGCCGACGAGCACGAGCGCCGCGCGCGCCTCGTCGGGCGTCACGTCGCCGCGCGCGACGCGCAGGTTCTCGAGCACCGTCGTGCCGAACACGTGCGCGTCCTCGGCCGTCAGCGTCAGCCGGGCGCCTGCCCGGTCGAGCGCCCGGCCTCCCGTCAGCGCCTCGCCGTCGAGCTCGAGGCGGCCGCCCCGCGGCGGGAGCAGCCCGGCGAGCGTGAGCAGGAGCGTCGTCTTGCCGCTGCCGCTGGGTCCGACGACCGCGACCGTGCGGCCCGCACGCAGCTCGAGGTCCAGGCCGCGGACGAGCGGCGGTGCGCCGGGCCAGCCCACCGCGAGGTCCTCGGCGACGAGCGCGGCCGTCCCGCCGGGCGCTGTGAGCACCGCCGCGGGCAGGTCGGTCGCGGGCAGCTCACGTGCGGCAGGGTCACGCGCCGGGCCGTCGGACGACGCGTCGTCGAGGCCCGCGTCGCCGGGGCCGGCGTCGTCGAGCAGGGCGAGGATGCGCGCCGCCGCGGCACGCGAGCGGTGCACCTGGACGGCGGCCTGGGGAAGCACGGAGGTCGCCTCGAACGCGGCCAGCGGGGTGAGCACGACGACGGCGAGCAGCACCGGGTCCAGCAGCCCGGCGCCCACGGCGGGCACGCCGGTCACCAGCGCGGCCAGGACGGCCGCGCCCACCGCGAGCTGCCCGAGGCCGGCGGCGAGCGCGGCCGGACCGGCACCGGCGTCCACCGCGTCGCGCGCCCGGGAGTCGGCGGCCCGCAGCGCGGCCAGGTGCTCCGGCACGCGCCCGGCGACGGTGAGCGGACCGGCGTCGTCGAGCAGCGCGAGTGCCTCGGCGCCGACGTCCGCGCGGGCTCGGGCGCCGCGCTCCTCGCTGGTGCGGGCGGCGCGGCCGGCGAGGGCGGGAGCCACCACGCCCGCGAGCAGGAGGCACAGCGCGAGGGCCACCGCGGCGGGCGGCCAGAACGCCGCCATCGCGCCCACCGTCGCGACGCCGAGCAGTGCCGCGACGGCGGCGGGGAGCAGTCCGCGCACCACCAGGTCGCCCACGGCGTCCACGTCGGCGCCGACGCGCGCGAGCAGGTCGCCGCGGCGCAGCGTGAGCACGGCGCCGCCGCGCCCGGCGGCCAGGCGGGTGTAGAGGGTCGCGCGCAGCGTCGTCATGCCGGACAGCGCCAGGTCGTGCGAGACGAGCCGCTCGACGTAGCGGAGCACGCCGCGCCCGATGCCGAACGCGCGCACCGCGACGGTCGCCACGGACAGCGTGAGCACGGGGGGCATCTGCGACGCGCGCGCGATGAGCCACGCGGACACGGCCGCGAGCGCGACCGCGCACCCGAGCGCGAGCGTGCCGAGCAGGACCGCGAGCAGGAACCGCCCGCGGTCGACCTCGAGCAGGCGCAGCGCGCGGCGCAGCGTCCCGCGCGCGGGAGGGGCGGTCGCGAGGTCGGCGCTCACCGGACCGGCTCCGGCGCGGTGGTGCTCCGGTCCGCCGCCCGCAGCACCACGACCTCGTCGGCGGCGGCCAGCAGCGCCGGCCGATGCGCCACGAGCAGGACGGTGCTGCCGCTCGCGCGCAGCTCCTCGAGGGTGCGCAGGAGCACGGCTTCCGCGGCGACGTCGAGGTGCGCGGTCGGCTCGTCGAGCACGACGAGCGGCGCGGGGCGGACCAGCGCACGGGTCAGCGCGACCCGCTGCGCCTGCCCCACCGACAGGCCGTGCCCCCCGCGCCCGACGCGCGTCGCCCACCCGCCGGGCAGGCTGGCGACGACCGCGTCGAGCCCGGTCACGCGCGCGGCCCGGGCACGCTCGTCGTCGTCGCCCCCGACGACGTCGGCGAGCGAGCCCGGCTCGACCACCGGTCGCTGCGGCACCCAGGTGACCTGCGCCCACAGACTTGGCAGGTCGACCTGCGCCGCCTCGTCCCCGCTGGCCGCGACCGTGACGCTCGTGGTGCCGTCGACCACGACGACGCGCCCCTCGTCGGGCCGCAGGAGGCCGAGCAGCACGTCGACCGCCGTGGACTTGCCCACGCCAGGCGGGCCGGCGAGCGCGGTGACGCGGCCGGGCGACAGCGTGAAGGACAGGCCGTCGGGCGTGCGTCCGGCGGCGGTCGTCACGCCGACGCCCTCGACGACGACGCGCGCGCGGCGCAGGTCGGGTGCGGGGACCGCGCCGGAGCGCTCCGGCACCGGCTCGTCGAGCACCTCGAACGCGGCCTGCGCGGCGGCGACGCCGTCGGTCGACGCGTGGAACTGCGCGCCCACGGCCCGCAGCGGGGCGAACACCTCGGGCGCCAGGACCAGCACCGCGAGGCCGGTCACGAGGTCGAGGTGGCCCTCGACCAGCCGCAGGCCGATGCCGACGGCGACCAGCGCGACGCACAGCGTCGAGAGCAGCTCGAGCACCATGCCGGACAGGAACGCGATGCGCAGCGTGCCCATGGTCGCCCGGCGGTGCGCGTCGCCCAGGGCGCGCACGCGCTGCGCCGGCCCGCGCTCGCGGCCGAGGGCGCGCAGCGTCGGCAGCCCCGCGAGCAGGTCGAGGACCTGGGCGGACAGCCGCTGCATGGCGGCGAGCCCGCGCTCCGACCGGCCCTGCGTGAGCCGCCCGACGAGCCACATGAAGATCGGGACCAGCGGCAGCACCGCGACGAGCACGAGCGCCGACACCCAGTCCAGGCCGAGCACGACGAGCAGCGTGCCGGGGGTGACCGTGGCCGCGAGGACGAGCTGCGGCAGGTACCGGACGAAGTACGGCTCGAGGTCGTCGAGCCCGCGCGTCGCGAGCGCGACGAGGCCGGGACCTCGCCCGTCGCCGAGCCACCGCGGTCCCAGCGCCACGGACCGGGCCACCACCGCCTCGCGCAGCTCGGCCGTCGCACGTGCCGCGGCGCGGTGCGCGTAGCGCTCCTGGGCGGTGGTCGCCGCCACGCGCAGCAGCACGACGAGCGCGAGCCAGCCGACCAGGGGCGCGACGGCCGTCCACGCGCCGTCGCCGAGGGCGACGCCGTCGTCGACCGCGCGGCCGA is a genomic window of Cellulomonas fulva containing:
- a CDS encoding sensor histidine kinase; this translates as MTSEQTRRAAGAGLVPAVGVPFTGGVMSDHPVSAGSLTGDALTDLLDAILAVASELDLPAVLNRFVQVSAELTHARYGAINVLDAEGASTTFVYTGVPTAVAQMMGHAPHAFGVLGQIPTVGALRLEDLTQHPAFQGWPASHPPMGSFLGASVRVGEQVFGQLYLSEKPGGFTDADEQTVIALAAAAGVAVANAQLYAESARREHWLRAGQEITTMLLEGIDEEEALEHIAATARAVAGADTAALALPGLGGQLLIELADGHGASSLVGATMPEGGRAWTVMNEGRGLLTPSLSASRNVKLEQMRAFGPAMFAPLQTSGRGVGVLILLRRIGSLPFEENDLATAESFASQAALAFVLAEARHAQDVASLLDERERIARDLHDLAIQQLFATGMQLETIRRRAARGVDPAELTSVVEEALDNVDSSVRQIRQIVHALRDPDAATALTERLRREASLARTGLGFAPSLVVTLDGVPLSDDGLDEDRLDERVGDQLTDDVVAVVREGLANAARHAHASSVTVRVDVSGTGHLGTVDVTVQDDGVGLPAVRDRRSGTGNLASRARQHGGTFSLGATPEGRGTLLSWRAPLD
- a CDS encoding YceD family protein — translated: MQRPGHLDPRSPFVLDTHELGRRPGSMRTDERTVPAPADLGTDVIGIPEGDDVELDLRLEAVMEGILVSGTVRGRAVGECVRCLGEVVEDVDVSLTELYVYPERAAAAADAGDDEEDVHELEGDLIDLEPVLRDTVVPALPFQPLCQPDCPGLCSECGARLADDPDHSHETLDPRWSALSGLVSQDDETKES
- the cydD gene encoding thiol reductant ABC exporter subunit CydD, with the protein product MRPLDPRLLRYARTARWYLTLTVALGVLTAGLVVAQALLLARALGRAVDDGVALGDGAWTAVAPLVGWLALVVLLRVAATTAQERYAHRAAARATAELREAVVARSVALGPRWLGDGRGPGLVALATRGLDDLEPYFVRYLPQLVLAATVTPGTLLVVLGLDWVSALVLVAVLPLVPIFMWLVGRLTQGRSERGLAAMQRLSAQVLDLLAGLPTLRALGRERGPAQRVRALGDAHRRATMGTLRIAFLSGMVLELLSTLCVALVAVGIGLRLVEGHLDLVTGLAVLVLAPEVFAPLRAVGAQFHASTDGVAAAQAAFEVLDEPVPERSGAVPAPDLRRARVVVEGVGVTTAAGRTPDGLSFTLSPGRVTALAGPPGVGKSTAVDVLLGLLRPDEGRVVVVDGTTSVTVAASGDEAAQVDLPSLWAQVTWVPQRPVVEPGSLADVVGGDDDERARAARVTGLDAVVASLPGGWATRVGRGGHGLSVGQAQRVALTRALVRPAPLVVLDEPTAHLDVAAEAVLLRTLEELRASGSTVLLVAHRPALLAAADEVVVLRAADRSTTAPEPVR
- a CDS encoding response regulator, coding for MIVDDHEVVRRGIAEVVERTEGMTVVAEAGSVADGVRRATLVHPQVMLVDLQLPDGTGIDLMRQVREKHPDARAIVLTSFDDDDAVAAALEAGAAAYLLKSVRGAEITEVVRAVAAGRSLLDERTVTRRRAGHDDPTENLTPSELRVLDLIGEGMSNREIAERLGVAEKTVKNHITSLLAKMGLQRRTQVAAWVASRKHSSWRAEPGH
- the cydC gene encoding thiol reductant ABC exporter subunit CydC, which translates into the protein MSADLATAPPARGTLRRALRLLEVDRGRFLLAVLLGTLALGCAVALAAVSAWLIARASQMPPVLTLSVATVAVRAFGIGRGVLRYVERLVSHDLALSGMTTLRATLYTRLAAGRGGAVLTLRRGDLLARVGADVDAVGDLVVRGLLPAAVAALLGVATVGAMAAFWPPAAVALALCLLLAGVVAPALAGRAARTSEERGARARADVGAEALALLDDAGPLTVAGRVPEHLAALRAADSRARDAVDAGAGPAALAAGLGQLAVGAAVLAALVTGVPAVGAGLLDPVLLAVVVLTPLAAFEATSVLPQAAVQVHRSRAAAARILALLDDAGPGDAGLDDASSDGPARDPAARELPATDLPAAVLTAPGGTAALVAEDLAVGWPGAPPLVRGLDLELRAGRTVAVVGPSGSGKTTLLLTLAGLLPPRGGRLELDGEALTGGRALDRAGARLTLTAEDAHVFGTTVLENLRVARGDVTPDEARAALVLVGLGPWLDAQPGGLATLLGPDGRTLSGGERRRLLLARALLSPAPLLLLDEPTEHLDTAGADAALRALQQAARTGSRGVLVVTHRLSGLDAVDEVVRLVDGHVAARGTHAELLARDPGYREAVRQEHEDEA
- the rnc gene encoding ribonuclease III, which translates into the protein MNAAAGATATELLEKLGVHLDPELLVLALTHRSFAHEAGGIPTNERLEFLGDTVLGLVVTEALYRSRPQDPEGALAKMRAATVSQRGLAAVARELDLGAYVLLGKGELATGGRDKDSILSDTLEALFGAVYLTHGLEVARQVVEGLVGPTLEAAGDLGAGLDWKTSLQELSAALSLGAPRYEVTGEGPDHARTFTAHAVVGDVVRGTGTGPAKKVAEQEAAEAAYLVLRELAPGPCPEDERLRAGD
- the mutM gene encoding bifunctional DNA-formamidopyrimidine glycosylase/DNA-(apurinic or apyrimidinic site) lyase, whose amino-acid sequence is MPELPEVETVRDGLARHVVGRTVVSAEVLRDYSVRRHPEGPLDLVGRLQGARLAAAVRRGKFLWLPLEHDGPAVPGHHGERDEHDEPDEPDEHDEPVEALLAHLGMSGQLLVRAPGTLEDPGTLRHPHLRVRLRLDDGGALDFVDQRTFGHLSVQELVPTPDAAAGGRGSPLAAVPRPVAHIARDLLDPALDRAALVTAFRARRTGVKRALLDQTLVSGVGNIYADEALWRARLHFARPAAALRRVDVERVLDAATEVMSEALAQGGTSFDALYVNVNGASGYFDRSLAVYGQEGRPCPRCGTPVRRVDFMNRSAAYCPRCQPAPRTRRS
- the rpmF gene encoding 50S ribosomal protein L32, whose protein sequence is MAVPKRKMSRSNTRARRSQWKTTATTITSCPNCKADKKPHTACPSCGAYNGRQYAEALRSEHDAR
- a CDS encoding NAD(P)-dependent oxidoreductase; the encoded protein is MRTILLPTTLEDPVELPDGWRAVPYDPQLPLPDDTAGAEVLVVWGNRRAALAQAAAELTDLRWVACLAAGTDAVVDAGFPPTVTVTSGRGLHDATVAEHTLALVLACARRLPDLVRAQDERRWAGELGGLQPVHDTSFRSLADAHVVVWGFGSIAARLAPLLAALGARVTGVATSAGERHGFPVVTPDELPSVLPGADVLVGILPATASTQHAIGRDVLRALPAHAFVVNVGRGSTLDEAALLDAVRTRHLAGAALDVFEREPLPPSSPLWGEPSVLISPHAAGGRPRGAGAFLGAALRAYDAGDELPNVVPR